The genomic interval ATTCGTGCGTTTTGCTGACGAAATTGTCGATAGTTTCCATGATTTTGACAAAAAAGAGCTCCTCGATCGGTTCAGATTAGAGACCTATCAGGCATTGGAGGAACGAATCAGTCTGAATCCCATCTTGAACAGTTTTCAAGAGGTCGTTCATCGCTATAGTATTGAGCGCGAACTCATTGATGCCTTCCTGCATTCCATGGAAATGGATTTAGAAGATCGCGAATATGATCAGAGCAGTTTTGAAGAGTACATTTTGGGATCGGCTGAGGTAGTTGGACTGATGTGCTTAAGGGTTTTCCTCAACGGAGATGAAGCAGAGTACCAAAGACTAAAGGCACCGGCAATGAAGCTGGGTTCAGCTTTTCAGAAGGTCAATTTTCTGCGGGATTTAAAGGCGGATTATGAGAAGCTTGGTCGAAGCTACTTTCCCGACGTAAACCTCGAGATGTTTGACCAAATGAGCAAACAAGAGATCGAGGCTGATATTGAAGCAGATTTTAAAGAGGCCTTAGAGGGAATTAAAGAATTACCGAGAAAAGCGCGGTTCGGAGTATATCTGGCCTACATGTACTATACGCGCTTGTTTGAAAAAATTAGGAACACAGAACCCATGGTCATCATGCAGGAACGTGTTCGCATCCCGAATACAAAGAAGTATGGCCTCATGGTTGGAACCTACTTCCGTTATCGCATGAACTTGCTATGAAGGTAGAAGAAGTCGTACTCGTTGACGAACAGGACCAAGCATTGGGCCGAATGGAGAAAATGGAAGCTCATCGCAAAGGAGTCCTCCATAGAGCATTCTCTGCCTTTGTATTGAACGACCGGGGAGAATTAATGCTCCAGCAGCGTGCTCATGAGAAGTATCACAGTGGTGGTCTGTGGACGAATACGTGCTGCAGTCATCCAAGACCAGACGAACAAGTTCTAGTCGCGGGAGAAAGAAGACTCATAGAAGAAATGGGATTCACAACTCCACTTAAACGTTTATTCAAGTTCATTTACCGAGCTGAGCTAGACAACGAACTCACAGAACACGAACTCGACCATGTTTTGTTGGGTTACTACAATGAAGATCCTATTGTGAATTCAGCAGAGGTCGCAGATTTTCGATGGGTGGGTCTAGACGAAGTGAGCCTTGAGATACAAAGCCATCCAGAACGCTTTACCGAGTGGTTTAAAATATGCTTTGAACCCTTTCATGAGCACATGCAAGAGTTGAGCGGAGCAAGAACTTGATTGATCAATGAAGGTTACAGTACATCGTAAAGCGCATTTCAATGCGGCTCATCGCCTATACAATCCTAAGTTGGACGATGAACGAAATAGACAGCTTTTTGGTAAGTGTGCGAACGATAACTATCACGGCCATAATTACGACTTAATTGTCAGTGTAAAGGGGGAGATTGACCCGGAAACGGGTTACGTCATTGACATGAAGGTCTTAAAGGATATTATCCGCACAGAAGTGGAAGAACCTTTTGACCACAAAAACCTAAATCTGGATGTGCCTGAGTTTGCGGAACTAATTCCGACGGCCGAGCACATTGCCGTAGTCATTTGGCGCAGGATCCGAGCAAGGATCAATGAGCAATATGAACTAAAAGTGACCCTGTATGAAACGCAACGGAATTTCGTCGAATACGACGGAAAATAACGGATACCACAATGGTGCCGTTCGCCTGGCGGAAGAAATATTGACAGTGGTTGAACCAGATGAGGATTTCATTGGGGATAACCATGTAGGAACGAGCAAGGATACTCCGATGCTCGAAGATGCCTTTGATGCAACGGATGAAGAGAAGATCGAGCAGATTGCCTTTCATTTCGGCAAAATCATGGACATCATGGGACTAGATCGTTCCGATGACAGTCTGAAAGGAACTCCTGGCCGTGTGGCCAAGATGTATATCAAAGAAGTGTTTAGCGGTTTGAATCCAGCGAATAAGCCGGAGGTTAAGCTGTTTGAAAACAAATACGGGTACGACGAAATGCTCGTAGAAAAGAACATCACCTTACACTCGTACTGCGAGCATCACTTTGTGCCCATTATCGGGAAAGCGCATGTGGCGTACAAGAGCAATGGGAAGGTGATCGGATTGAGTAAGATTAATCGCATCGTGAAGTACTTCGCAAAACGACCTCAAGTACAAGAGCGCCTAACGGAGCAAATTGCAGATGAGCTAAAACGCGTTCTTCAGACGGAAGACGTGGCAGTAATCATAGACGCGGAGCATATGTGTGTAAGTACCCGCGGGATTGAAGATGTAAACAGCGCAACAGTTACTTCGCATTACAGTGGAGCGTTTAAAACCGAGCGTACACAAAACGAATTCCTTAAATACCTCGACTGATATGTTTGGACTATTCAAATCAGATCCCATCAAGAAGCTAGAGAAAGCTTACAAAGCGAAGCTGGAAGAAGCTCGGGATGTTCAGCGAGGAGGCGACGTGCTTAAGGCCGGTCAATTGACCGCTGAAGCAGAAGAAATTGCCAAGCAAATGGACGAACTCAGAAGCAAAAAGTAATGGCTCATTACCTCATCATAGGCGGAAGTTCAGGGACGGGCTTGAAGGTTGTAAAGGATCTGCTTCAAGAAGGACACCAAATCTGGGCAGCGAGCAGAAGCGAAGGAGGTCTTGAAGGCCTGTCTGGCGTCCACTGGCAGTCTTTTGATGTGACCGATGAAGAAGCTAGTTTAAATGATCTTCCTGAAGTGCTGGATGGATTGGTCTACGCACCTGGGACGATTAATTTGAAGCCATTTCACATGCTCCGCGAGCGTGTTTTTCGCGACGAAATGGAAGTGAATTTCTTTGGTGCGGTGCGCAGTATACAACAATCTCTTCCGCGACTCAAGAATTCGGAACACGCCTCTATTGTCTTGTACAGTACGGTGGCCGTCCAAACTGGGATGCCCTTCCACGCCAGTATTTCATCGAGTAAAGGAGCCATTGAGGGTCTAACCCGTTCTTTGGCTGCTGAATTTGCACCCAAGATTCGCGTGAACGCCATCGCTTTAAGTTTGGTCGACACACCGCTTGCGGATCGGTTGCTCAACAACGATAAAAAACGCGAAGCCAGCTCCGACCGCCACCCACTGAAAAGAGTGGGTAGCACGGAGGATAGCTCCGCAGCCACGCGCTTCCTTCTCGGAACAGACTCGAGCTGGATCAGCGGACAAATAATGCAAGTAGACGGCGGAATGTCGGCCTTGAGACCCCTCTAACCAACATGGACGAACTCAGTTTTACATCGGATGATTTTCCACAAATGGAGCGCAGGTACCGCGCACACTTTTTCAATTCCCTAACTGGATTCAAAAGTGTAAATCTGTGTGGATCGTGCAGCAAGAGCGAAAAGCCCAACCTGGCCATTTTCAACTCGGTATTTCATTTGGGAAGTAACCCACCTTTGATGGGTATGATTATTCGCCCCGCTACGGTGCCCCGTCATACCTTGACCAACATTATAGAGCAAAACGAGTACACCTTCAACCATATCCATGAGGACATCGTGGCTTCGGCGCATCAAACAGCGGCGAAATATACCCGCACACAGAGCGAGTTCGAAATGACGGGTCTAACCCCGTATTTTTCGGAAAATATGAAAGCGCCTTATGTCGCCGAGTCTCGAATAAAAATTGGTTTGCGCTTTCGCGAACGCTACAACATCCAAGCCAATCACACCATCATGATTGTTGGGGAAGTTGTAGAAGTAATTCTTCCCAAGAATGCGGTGGGTATGGATGGTTTTATCGACTTACACGCTGCGGGAACCGTCACAGGGAGTGGACTTGACGCTTACTTGACTACTGAGAAGATCGCCCGCTTATCTTACGCACGGCCCTACGAAGACCTTCGCGAACTCAACTTCAACAAGCAAAATCAGGAGCATTGAGTCCTGTCAATTTTTTCTGGCACCGCCGTGACCTTCGCATAGAAGATAATCACGGATTGTATCTGGCCCTACGGGCCGATGAGCCTACCATCCCTGTTTTCATCTTTGATCGTTCAATTCTCGATAAGCTAGAGGATAAAGACGACGGGCGTGTGACTTTTATTCACAATGAAGTTCTGCGCGTAAAAGAACAATACGAAGAAGCGGGTGGAACTTTGCTCATTGGTTATGGAACGCCTCATGAGGTTTGGTCCAAGTGGCTCGAGGAATATCCCGTCGCCAAGGTATATGCGAATGAGGACTACGAGCCTTATGCCCGTGATCGGGATCGTGAAATAGCCCAATTGTGCAGCGAGAACGAAGTTTCTTTTGAGGCGGTAAAGGACCATGTCATATTCGAGAAAGATGAAGTGGTCAAAGGTGATGGTACACCTTATGTGGTTTATAGCCCATATAGCCGATTGTGGAAGAAGCAGTTGACTGAAGATCACCTTGCCCCGTTCACGTCAGAAAGCAATCTTAGCGGGCTTAATCAGATGCCTCCTTCGCAAGCCATATCCTTGAATGATATGGGCTTTATTCCGAGCTCGCTTGAAATACCCAGTCGAAGGCTAGACGAAGATATTGTATCTCAGTACCACGAGACAAGAGACCTTCCCGCCATGCGTGGAACCACTCGCATGAGCGTGCATCTTCGCTTCGGAACAGTGAGTATCCGATCCCTGACCAAAAGCGCATTAGCGCTTAATGAAAAGTATTTGAACGAGTTGATTTGGCGGGATTTTTACCAGGCCATCATCTACCATTTTCCGCAAGTCGACGGAAAAGCATTCAGACCTGAGTACGATTTTATCGAGTGGGAAAACAACGAGGAGCACTTCGATCGATGGTGCCGAGGCAGAACGGGATATCCCATTGTAGACGCGGGAATGCGTGAGCTCAATGCGACTGGATTCATGCACAACCGAGTGAGAATGATTGTCGCGTCCTTCCTGACCAAGCACCTTTTGATTGATTGGCGTTGGGGTGAGGCCTATTTCGCTCGAAAGCTCATGGACTTTGAGCTGGCCAGTAACAATGGTGGTTGGCAATGGGCGGCTGGTAGCGGTGTGGATGCTGCACCTTATTTCAGGGTGTTCAACCCCGAACTCCAAATGAAAAAGTTTGACCCGAAATTAGCCTATGTCAGGAAGTGGGTGCCCGAATTTCAAGAATTAACCTACACGCCAATCGTCGAGCATAAAATGGCTCGGGAACGAGCCATTAGTCGATATAAAGAGGGAATAGAACGCGGCAGGTCATAATAATCCGTGATTATCCTTTCAATCGTCGATTCAGCCAATCCAAAAGGTCTCTTAGATTATCCGGATTAATGCCGTGAGGCATTGGGTATTCTTTGTAGACTACATCTGCGCCCCAATCTTCCAATCGATCCCGGCTTTCACGTCCACCTTGAACTGGCAAAACTTGGTCTTGCGTTCCATGACTGATGAAAAAGGGCGGAAGTGGAGATCCTGCCGTAGGCAGTTTGCCAATGATTCCAGGCATTAAGTAGGAGCTAAGGGCCATGACCCCAGAGTATTTTTCGGGATCGGAGAGTGCCAAGCCATAGCTCATCATTCCGCCCTGACTGAAGCCAAGAAGAAAGAACTGCTCGGGATCAAAGGTGAAGTGCTCTTCGACCTCTTCAATGAACCCTCGTCCCAACTGTACGGCCTTTTGGGCTTGCTCTGGATCTCTTTTGATGCCGCCATTCGGATCCATTTCCAAGGGCCACCAGGCATAACCACCCCAAGGTAATCGGTGAGGGGCTTGGACACTGATGACCAAGACGTGAGGAGGCATCTCGTTCGCAAAAGTGAAGAGATC from Cryomorphaceae bacterium carries:
- a CDS encoding 6-carboxytetrahydropterin synthase, which codes for MKVTVHRKAHFNAAHRLYNPKLDDERNRQLFGKCANDNYHGHNYDLIVSVKGEIDPETGYVIDMKVLKDIIRTEVEEPFDHKNLNLDVPEFAELIPTAEHIAVVIWRRIRARINEQYELKVTLYETQRNFVEYDGK
- a CDS encoding SDR family oxidoreductase encodes the protein MAHYLIIGGSSGTGLKVVKDLLQEGHQIWAASRSEGGLEGLSGVHWQSFDVTDEEASLNDLPEVLDGLVYAPGTINLKPFHMLRERVFRDEMEVNFFGAVRSIQQSLPRLKNSEHASIVLYSTVAVQTGMPFHASISSSKGAIEGLTRSLAAEFAPKIRVNAIALSLVDTPLADRLLNNDKKREASSDRHPLKRVGSTEDSSAATRFLLGTDSSWISGQIMQVDGGMSALRPL
- the folE gene encoding GTP cyclohydrolase I FolE; translation: MKRNGISSNTTENNGYHNGAVRLAEEILTVVEPDEDFIGDNHVGTSKDTPMLEDAFDATDEEKIEQIAFHFGKIMDIMGLDRSDDSLKGTPGRVAKMYIKEVFSGLNPANKPEVKLFENKYGYDEMLVEKNITLHSYCEHHFVPIIGKAHVAYKSNGKVIGLSKINRIVKYFAKRPQVQERLTEQIADELKRVLQTEDVAVIIDAEHMCVSTRGIEDVNSATVTSHYSGAFKTERTQNEFLKYLD
- a CDS encoding phospholipase, encoding MESLSLEYRIREPLVKAKTPPLVIMLHGYGADMNDLFTFANEMPPHVLVISVQAPHRLPWGGYAWWPLEMDPNGGIKRDPEQAQKAVQLGRGFIEEVEEHFTFDPEQFFLLGFSQGGMMSYGLALSDPEKYSGVMALSSYLMPGIIGKLPTAGSPLPPFFISHGTQDQVLPVQGGRESRDRLEDWGADVVYKEYPMPHGINPDNLRDLLDWLNRRLKG
- a CDS encoding phytoene/squalene synthase family protein: MKALYDQVSLRCSKIVTRSYSTSFSMGIRLLSSELHDPIYAVYGFVRFADEIVDSFHDFDKKELLDRFRLETYQALEERISLNPILNSFQEVVHRYSIERELIDAFLHSMEMDLEDREYDQSSFEEYILGSAEVVGLMCLRVFLNGDEAEYQRLKAPAMKLGSAFQKVNFLRDLKADYEKLGRSYFPDVNLEMFDQMSKQEIEADIEADFKEALEGIKELPRKARFGVYLAYMYYTRLFEKIRNTEPMVIMQERVRIPNTKKYGLMVGTYFRYRMNLL
- a CDS encoding deoxyribodipyrimidine photo-lyase, yielding MSPVNFFWHRRDLRIEDNHGLYLALRADEPTIPVFIFDRSILDKLEDKDDGRVTFIHNEVLRVKEQYEEAGGTLLIGYGTPHEVWSKWLEEYPVAKVYANEDYEPYARDRDREIAQLCSENEVSFEAVKDHVIFEKDEVVKGDGTPYVVYSPYSRLWKKQLTEDHLAPFTSESNLSGLNQMPPSQAISLNDMGFIPSSLEIPSRRLDEDIVSQYHETRDLPAMRGTTRMSVHLRFGTVSIRSLTKSALALNEKYLNELIWRDFYQAIIYHFPQVDGKAFRPEYDFIEWENNEEHFDRWCRGRTGYPIVDAGMRELNATGFMHNRVRMIVASFLTKHLLIDWRWGEAYFARKLMDFELASNNGGWQWAAGSGVDAAPYFRVFNPELQMKKFDPKLAYVRKWVPEFQELTYTPIVEHKMARERAISRYKEGIERGRS
- a CDS encoding flavin reductase — protein: MDELSFTSDDFPQMERRYRAHFFNSLTGFKSVNLCGSCSKSEKPNLAIFNSVFHLGSNPPLMGMIIRPATVPRHTLTNIIEQNEYTFNHIHEDIVASAHQTAAKYTRTQSEFEMTGLTPYFSENMKAPYVAESRIKIGLRFRERYNIQANHTIMIVGEVVEVILPKNAVGMDGFIDLHAAGTVTGSGLDAYLTTEKIARLSYARPYEDLRELNFNKQNQEH
- a CDS encoding Lacal_2735 family protein yields the protein MFGLFKSDPIKKLEKAYKAKLEEARDVQRGGDVLKAGQLTAEAEEIAKQMDELRSKK
- the idi gene encoding isopentenyl-diphosphate Delta-isomerase yields the protein MKVEEVVLVDEQDQALGRMEKMEAHRKGVLHRAFSAFVLNDRGELMLQQRAHEKYHSGGLWTNTCCSHPRPDEQVLVAGERRLIEEMGFTTPLKRLFKFIYRAELDNELTEHELDHVLLGYYNEDPIVNSAEVADFRWVGLDEVSLEIQSHPERFTEWFKICFEPFHEHMQELSGART